In Moorella sp. Hama-1, a single genomic region encodes these proteins:
- the yidD gene encoding membrane protein insertion efficiency factor YidD, translating into MVKKLVILLIRAYQKGISPLWGNHCRFYPSCSQYTIEALQKYGLLRGGMLALKRITHCHPWHTGGYDPVP; encoded by the coding sequence TTGGTTAAAAAACTGGTTATTTTACTGATCCGTGCCTATCAAAAGGGTATATCACCACTATGGGGTAACCATTGCCGTTTTTACCCCAGTTGTTCCCAGTATACCATTGAAGCCCTGCAAAAGTATGGCCTGTTACGGGGAGGTATGCTGGCCCTGAAAAGAATAACTCATTGCCATCCATGGCACACCGGCGGTTATGACCCGGTCCCTTAA